The genomic DNA ATGTCATACCAATAAGCCACTTTTTAAGTGTAGAAACCGTTGTGTGATAAAAAGGGATTAGAAACAATCCGATAATCGCGTATACGGGTAGAATGGTTCCCCAAAAGATAAACACATGAATGATTCCCAGCAGCAAGAGGATTAGTAAACGTCTAGCCATACGCCATCTTGGTTTATCTCCCCGGCTTTCGGCTCTTGAGGAAATGTATAGACCTACTCCAAATAGGAATGAAAAAATAGATTCTTTCGCAAAAAATTCATTTCAGAATTTTGACATTTTGTTTTAAGTAAAACTAAATAATGTTGAAAAAATATTTCAGTAATGTTATCATTCGATTAGAAAGCGATTTCATATACGGAAAAGGATGATGATAAAAATCATGTTAGAGCATTTGACAACAGAGACTCGCAATAAGAAGACAATGAACTTGGATGAATTAACACCTCTTGAACTTTTGGAAGTGATGAATGAAGAAGACCAAAAGGTCGCACAGGCGGTTAAGCAAGAAATTCCGCAAATTGCCAAAGCTGTTGAAGTAATAACAATGGTGCTCAAACAAGGTGGACGCTTAATTTACATGGGGGCTGGAACAAGTGGACGTATCGGCTTGCTAGATGCGGTTGAATGTCCACCAACCTTTGGAACAGCACCTGAAGAGGTAGTTGGACTAATTGCTGGAGGAGAGAGAGCGTTTATTAAAGCGGTCGAAGGTGCAGAGGACAATGAACAATTAGGGGCGCAAGATTTACAAGATATTAAGCTAACAGCCAAAGATGTTGTTGTAGGAATTGCCGCTAGCGGACGCACGCCTTATGTTATCGGTGGATTAGAATATGCCAATTCTATTGGAGCGCCTACCGTAGCCGTGAGTTGCAACAAAGATTCAGCGATTGGTAAAGTTGCCAAGATTGCGATTGAAGTCGTGAACGGACCGGAAGTGTTAACTGGCTCAACACGTTTAAAAGCTGGGAGCTCTCAAAAATTAATTTGCAATATGCTTTCCACAGCTTCGATGATTGGCACGGGGAAAGTATATGGGAATTTAATGGTAGATGTACAGTTAACTAATGAAAAACTTGTAGAACGTGCTAAACGTATTGTTATGGATGCGACAGATTGTGGTGCTGAAACAGCAGAAGATTATTTGAAAAAGGCAGATCATAAACCGAAAATTGCAATTGTGATGCTTCTTGCCGGGCTTTCGAAAGAAGAAGCTGTACAACGTTTGGAGGAATCACAAGGGTTTGTACGTCAAGCGATAAAATAATGCGAAAGTAAGAAGGGGGCATAAACATGAGTAAATATCATGATTTAGCGGTCAAAATATTAGGGGCTATTGGTGGCAGTTCAAATGTATCCGAATATACTCATTGCATGACTCGTCTTCGTGTAACTGTAGTTGATCGCAGTCGAATCGCTGAAGCGGAATTGAAGAAGATTGATGGGGTTCTAGGTGTAGTGGATGATGAAACGTATCAAATCATTCTCGGACCAGGGGTCGTGACCAAAGTAGCTGAAGAATTTGGTGAAGTGTTAGAAGGAAGTGTCTCAGAGGGTAAAAGTTCAGCTTCGGCTGAACAATTACAAGCAAAAGGCGCAGAAATGAAAGCACAACTCAAAAAGAAAAATGATACACCGTTCAAAAACTTTTTGCGGAAAATAGGAAATATTTTTATCCCCCTAATTCCTGCATTCGTTGGAGCTGGTTTAATTGCGGGTATTGGCTCGATTCTAGCGAACAATATTACAGCAGGCAACTTAGACGCCACAACTTGGCAGCAATATGTAACGATATTAAATGTAATTAAAAATGCGATTTTTAGTTACTTAGTGATCTAT from Paenibacillus sp. FSL R10-2782 includes the following:
- the murQ gene encoding N-acetylmuramic acid 6-phosphate etherase, which produces MLEHLTTETRNKKTMNLDELTPLELLEVMNEEDQKVAQAVKQEIPQIAKAVEVITMVLKQGGRLIYMGAGTSGRIGLLDAVECPPTFGTAPEEVVGLIAGGERAFIKAVEGAEDNEQLGAQDLQDIKLTAKDVVVGIAASGRTPYVIGGLEYANSIGAPTVAVSCNKDSAIGKVAKIAIEVVNGPEVLTGSTRLKAGSSQKLICNMLSTASMIGTGKVYGNLMVDVQLTNEKLVERAKRIVMDATDCGAETAEDYLKKADHKPKIAIVMLLAGLSKEEAVQRLEESQGFVRQAIK